A region from the Linepithema humile isolate Giens D197 chromosome 1, Lhum_UNIL_v1.0, whole genome shotgun sequence genome encodes:
- the LOC105668836 gene encoding uncharacterized protein has product MSALSATEARNRRKTIKAMVTRIRHFIEASDSTQLSSFDLTERSKKLHNLWDQYDEIQTRIETLDLASNGDRDEAALHKHHSDERANFETTYFNLVACLEANIHNLERRENRENAEPQNSVAQLHNNSMSSQLRLPKIELPSFTGNSEDWYTFYDSFEKLINSNPHLSEIQKFHYLRSSLKGEAAEVIKAFEITTENYKEAWELLIERYDNRRRIVQGHIKSLFDLPVMSKENHSQLRVLLDGVCKHLRALRALERPVEQWDDLIIYLVTSKLDAATKKEWEISRSDSSIPTFKQLKDFLLQRCLALEAIVSKSTSTSITGNNVALPKTKRTVANAATANLACECCKENHFIYQCNSFKKLSVDKRFKIVKNSRLCINCLKTNKHQAKTCPSSSCRKCQKTHNTLLHFESNTEPEINQNVSSDDKEMSIPVVTQCSLQNPSKILLSTAIIHVEDSRGKAHACRALLDSGSQLNFVTEDFAKRLRLNKQFINMPISGIAQGSINAKNSINLTIQSRFNRYRNRLNCIILPNITQKLPQDFIHLSRFKIPPNIQLADPNFNVPNDIDLLIGAEVFWQLLSIGHIKACQDHPTIQKTKLGWILSGHIVDPLVQRKGKAALCHVSTIDDLNKAISKFWQVEDNYRHNTNVFSPEELACETLFQESTLRNDEGRFIVKLPIRNDIISQVGESREIAERRFFALERRLSKQPDIYEEYRRFMREYQDLNHMNPIEVTAEHDNNIQYYLPHHAVLNNTSTTTKLRVVFDASCKSKSGKSLNDALLVGPTIQQDLFSILSRFRTFRFAMTADIAKMYRQVLVDPSQRCLQRIFWRDTPQHKLKTFELATITYGTASASFLAIRCLQELAQEGSTLFPIGSKIILRDFYVDDMLTGASTLNEALHIKEQTMALLQKGGFKLRKWFSNNSLLQDECLAIDKEIDAGNECDKTRALGVFWNCKRDTFNFVNSNNYQSSIKPTKRNILARIASIFDPLGFLGPVIVVGKLIMQELWLLKIDWDESIPMDLITKWQDYEQQLKCLSNIEIPRKITVDEPKLLEIHGFADASQQAYGACVYLRSLSPNGEFKAHMIASKSRVSPVKSISIPRLELCGALLLAQLIDKLHRCLDLEIKATYYWTDSSIVLHWLRGVSRNWTTFVANRVGEIQSLSLIENWRHVSSKENPADLLSRGVMPKLLAQSTTWWHGPEWLEGMDSGWPVSVIDTPNNIPEKRGSSKSCSSFIVTLESKFDIFKKYSSYKKLIRIFAFCLRFINAIKHKQDKFNHKCSNDNLIKQAPPCSSEKLETAKLALVKMVQRSSFKREIDDISKFGVVNRKSSVLKLNPYLDANGILRVGGRLKHSKLSYDAKHPILLPGRHSFTRLIVIHEHTRLLHAGAQITLSAIRQNFWPCVGRSVVRNIISKCVTCFRNAPKLSNTLMGDLPESRVSVFKRPFKKCGVDYAGPMYYKEGQRKNSRLVKCFISIFVCFATKAVHIELVGDLTTETFLNALKRFISRRGRPSDIYSDNGLNFVGAEHQLSELYDILNDDKSRRKIIENTSGERINWHFIPPRAPHMGGLWEAAVKAAKFHIKRIIGEASLRYDEFLTLLVQIEAILNSRPLTPLSADPNDLSVLTAAHFLIGCPITSYPEASLEGLNENRLTRWQRVEQLRQHFWRRWTKEYLHNCQQRSKWNTVGIPVTVGQLVIVQEDNLPPLVWVLGRIEETCPGDDGIVRAALVRTAKSIYKRPITKLCMLPID; this is encoded by the coding sequence ATGTCAGCACTCTCAGCAACCGAAGCGAGAAACAGGCGCAAGACCATTAAGGCTATGGTCACGCGAATCAGACATTTCATAGAGGCCTCGGATTCTACTCAATTGTCAAGTTTCGATTTAACAGAACGAagcaaaaaattgcataatttatggGATCAATACGATGAGATACAAACGCGTATTGAAACATTAGATCTCGCGAGTAATGGAGATAGAGACGAAGCCGCTTTGCATAAGCATCACAGTGACGAACGTGCTAATTTTGAAACAACGTATTTTAATCTCGTAGCTTGTCTAGAagcaaatattcataatttggAACGCCGTGAAAATCGGGAGAACGCCGAACCTCAGAATTCTGTCGCACAACTTCACAATAATTCTATGTCGTCTCAACTTCGCTtaccaaaaattgaattaccATCCTTCACAGGAAATTCTGAGGATTGGTATACCTTTTACGACTCATTTGAGAAATTGATCAATTCTAATCCACATCTTTCTGAAATCCAGAAATTCCATTATTTGAGATCGTCTCTTAAGGGTGAGGCTGCTGAGGTCATAAAGGCATTCGAAATCACAACCGAAAATTACAAGGAGGCATGGGAACTACTGATTGAACGATATGACAATCGGCGACGCATCGTTCAAGGTCATATCAAATCGCTGTTCGATTTACCAGTTATGTCTAAGGAAAATCATTCGCAATTGCGTGTCTTACTCGATGGGGTTTGCAAGCACTTACGTGCGCTCAGAGCATTGGAAAGGCCTGTCGAACAGTGGGAcgatcttattatttatttggtCACTTCCAAATTGGATGCAGCCACAAAAAAGGAGTGGGAAATCAGTCGTTCGGACTCTTCAATTCCCACTTTCAAACAGCTCAAGGATTTTCTTCTTCAAAGATGTCTGGCTTTAGAAGCTATTGTAAGCAAGTCTACTAGCACGTCCATTACAGGTAATAATGTTGCATTGCCAAAGACAAAAAGGACAGTGGCAAATGCAGCCACAGCAAATCTTGCATGCGAATGTTGTAAAGAGAATCACTTCATTTATCAATGTAACTCGTTCAAAAAATTGTCTGTAGACAAGCGttttaaaatcgtaaaaaattcaCGTTTATGCATCAATTGTCTAAAAACTAACAAGCATCAAGCCAAAACTTGTCCTTCTTCGTCTTGTCGCAAGTGTCAAAAGACGCACAACACTCTGTTGCATTTTGAATCAAATACAGAACCAGAGATCAATCAAAATGTATCTTCAGATGACAAGGAAATGTCTATTCCTGTAGTCACACAATGTTCGTTACAAAATCCCTCGAAAATACTTCTATCTACCGCAATAATACACGTAGAAGATTCAAGGGGCAAGGCTCATGCCTGCCGAGCATTATTAGATAGCGGCTCGCAGCTAAATTTTGTAACTGAGGATTTCGCCAAAAGGTTGCGCTTGAATAAACAATTCATAAATATGCCAATTTCGGGCATTGCACAGGGTAGTATCaatgcaaaaaattcaatcaattTAACAATACAGTCTCGATTTAATAGATATCGAAATCGATTAAATTGCATTATCTTGCCGAACATAACTCAAAAATTGCCACAAGACTTTATTCATCTTTCGCGATTCAAAATCCCTCCGAATATTCAATTAGCAGATCCTAATTTTAACGTACCTAATGACATTGATCTCTTGATAGGAGCCGAGGTATTTTGGCAACTCTTATCCATAGGCCATATTAAGGCGTGTCAGGATCATCCTACAATCCAAAAAACGAAACTTGGTTGGATTCTTTCGGGTCATATCGTTGACCCTCTCGTTCAGAGAAAAGGAAAGGCTGCTCTTTGTCATGTAAGTACAATCGACGATCTTAACAAGGCCATCTCCAAATTTTGGCAAGTAGAAGACAATTATCGTCATAACACAAATGTCTTTTCACCTGAGGAGCTCGCTTGTGAGACACTTTTTCAAGAAAGCACTCTGCGAAATGATGAGGGTAGGTTCATCGTCAAACTTCCCATCAGAAATGATATAATCTCGCAAGTAGGCGAATCCAGAGAAATTGCAGAACGTAGATTTTTCGCATTGGAAAGACGATTATCGAAACAACCTGATATTTATGAGGAGTATCGTAGATTTATGCGTGAATATCAGGACCTTAATCACATGAATCCGATTGAAGTAACAGCAGAGCATGATaacaatattcaatattatttgccTCATCACGCAGTTCTGAACAACACAAGCACTACAACCAAGCTGCGTGTTGTCTTTGACGCCTCGTGCAAATCTAAGTCGGGAAAGTCATTAAATGACGCTTTGCTTGTTGGTCCTACCATCCAACAGGATTTATTCTCAATCTTATCTCGTTTTCGTACATTTCGCTTTGCAATGACAGCCGACATTGCAAAGATGTATAGACAAGTTCTTGTTGATCCATCTCAGCGATGCCTTCAACGTATTTTTTGGCGTGATACTCCACAGCATAAGTTGAAAACGTTCGAACTCGCCACTATAACGTATGGCACAGCTTCAGCATCATTCTTAGCTATACGCTGTTTACAAGAACTCGCACAAGAGGGTTCGACTTTATTTCCAATAGGATCAAAAATCATTTTGAGAGATTTTTATGTTGATGATATGCTCACTGGTGCTTCCACTCTAAATGAGGCTTTACATATCAAGGAGCAAACAATGGCCTTACTTCAAAAAGGTGGCTTCAAATTAAGAAAGTGGTTCTCGAATAATTCTCTACTGCAAGACGAGTGTCTTGCAATTGACAAGGAAATTGATGCGGGAAATGAATGTGATAAAACTCGTGCCTTAGGAGTGTTTTGGAATTGCAAACGAGACACTTTCAACTTtgtaaattctaataattatcaatcatCAATAAAGCCAACCAAACGAAACATTTTAGCGAgaattgcatcaatctttgaTCCCTTGGGATTTTTAGGCCCTGTAATAGTAGTTGGAAAGCTTATCATGCAGGAATTATGGTTGCTAAAAATCGATTGGGATGAATCAATTCCCATGGATCTTATCACGAAATGGCAAGATTATGAGCAGCAATTAAAATGCTTAAGCAATATTGAAATACCCCGCAAGATAACAGTTGATGAGCCAAAACTTCTTGAAATACATGGTTTTGCCGATGCCAGTCAGCAAGCCTACGGGGCATGCGTATATCTACGCTCTTTATCTCCTAACGGTGAGTTTAAGGCTCATATGATCGCATCCAAATCTCGTGTATCTCCGGTTAAGAGTATCTCAATCCCGCGTTTAGAGCTCTGCGGAGCACTTTTGCTTGCTCAGCTAATCGACAAATTACATAGATGTTTAGATCTCGAAATCAAGGCTACATATTATTGGACTGACTCTAGTATCGTTCTGCACTGGCTAAGAGGAGTTAGTCGTAACTGGACAACCTTTGTCGCCAATCGCGTAGGCGAAATTCAATCGCTATCATTGATTGAGAATTGGCGGCATGTATCGAGTAAGGAGAACCCAGCAGACTTACTTTCGAGGGGCGTTATGCCCAAACTGTTAGCACAATCAACGACTTGGTGGCACGGGCCTGAGTGGTTGGAAGGTATGGACTCTGGATGGCCTGTTTCTGTCATAGACACGCCAAACAATATCCCGGAAAAAAGAGGATCTAGCAAATCTTGTTCCTCTTTCATCGTCACTTTGGAATCAAAATtcgatatatttaagaaatattcaaGCTATAAAAAACTCATAAGAATCTTTGCATTCTGCTTGCGATTTATCAATGCAATCAAGCATAAGCAAGATAAATTCAATCATAAGTGTTCAAACGATAACTTGATTAAACAAGCACCACCATGTTCCAGTGAAAAGTTAGAAACCGCCAAATTGGCTCTCGTTAAAATGGTGCAAAGGAGTTCGTTCAAAAGGGAGATTGACGATATCTCTAAATTCGGTGTCGTAAACAGGAAAAGCTCGgtattaaagttaaatccTTATCTAGACGCGAATGGAATTCTGAGGGTTGGTGGTCGTCTGAAGCACTCAAAATTATCATATGATGCAAAACATCCTATTTTACTACCCGGTCGTCATAGCTTTACCCGGCTAATTGTAATTCATGAACATACCCGATTGCTTCATGCTGGGGCTCAAATAACTCTGTCCGCGATTCGACAAAATTTTTGGCCATGCGTTGGGCGTAGTGTCGTGCgtaatattataagtaaatGCGTAACCTGCTTCCGTAATGCTCCCAAGTTATCCAATACCCTAATGGGAGATTTACCTGAATCTCGCGTTAGTGTCTTCAAGAGACCCTTTAAAAAATGCGGAGTCGACTATGCAGGTCCGATGTATTATAAGGAAGGACAGCGTAAAAATTCGCGATTAGTCAAATGTTTCATttctatatttgtatgttttgCGACAAAGGCTGTACATATAGAATTAGTTGGCGACCTTACTACGGAGACTTTTTTGAATGCGCTGAAACGATTTATTTCCCGAAGAGGTCGACCAAGTGACATTTACTCTGATAATGGCTTGAATTTCGTCGGTGCTGAGCATCAGCTTAGCGAACTGTACGACATTCTCAATGATGATAAgtcaagaagaaaaataattgaaaatacaaGCGGTGAACGTATAAACTGGCATTTCATTCCACCGAGGGCCCCACACATGGGAGGGCTTTGGGAAGCAGCAGTAAAGGCCgcaaaatttcatattaaacgCATTATCGGAGAGGCTTCATTGCGCTACGATGAATTCTTGACACTATTAGTACAGATTGAGGCCATTCTCAACTCGAGACCGCTTACTCCATTATCAGCGGATCCAAACGATCTGTCAGTTCTCACAGCAGCGCATTTTTTGATAGGTTGTCCTATCACGTCGTATCCAGAAGCAAGTCTGGAAGGATTAAATGAGAATCGATTAACAAGATGGCAACGCGTCGAACAATTACGCCAACATTTTTGGAGGCGATGGACCaaagaatatttacataattgtcAGCAACGGAGCAAGTGGAACACGGTTGGAATTCCTGTGACAGTAGGACAATTGGTAATAGTGCAAGAAGACAATTTGCCTCCGTTAGTCTGGGTTTTAGGTCGTATTGAAGAAACTTGTCCAGGAGATGATGGAATAGTGCGCGCAGCATTAGTGCGTACCGCTAAGAGTATTTACAAACGCCCTATTACTAAACTTTGTATGCTTCCTATAGATTAA